The Streptomyces avermitilis MA-4680 = NBRC 14893 genome contains a region encoding:
- a CDS encoding carbohydrate ABC transporter permease yields the protein MSTTTTRDVARPAPAKASKAGPRRGLRGTTLNFWLFTGPFLLGLVIFVYVPIGWSVWLSFFEARYTVTPSKFIGLDNYRQMLTNGAFVDALVTFTVFAAIIVPVTWALSLGLALMVHRLRFMKAFFRSVFFLPTACSFVAASLIWKMSIFSGVRFGLANTVLGWFGVENIAWLADPDPPWYWLVIVTVRLWLQAGFYMILFLAALQNIPPELYEAAAIDGAEPGWQTFRHITLPQLRATSTAVILLLLVAAYQAFDEFFNLLSKTTWGRPPLVELYYTALGENQDYGAGSAGAVVLTLLICVVTLLQGRLMGFGRGDESK from the coding sequence ATGTCGACCACCACGACGCGTGACGTCGCGCGCCCCGCCCCGGCCAAGGCGTCCAAGGCCGGGCCGCGGCGGGGTCTGCGGGGCACCACGCTCAACTTCTGGCTCTTCACCGGACCGTTCCTCCTCGGCCTGGTGATCTTCGTCTACGTCCCCATCGGCTGGAGCGTCTGGCTCAGCTTCTTCGAGGCGCGCTACACCGTCACGCCCAGCAAGTTCATCGGCCTCGACAACTACCGGCAGATGCTGACGAACGGCGCCTTCGTCGACGCACTGGTCACGTTCACCGTCTTCGCCGCGATCATCGTGCCCGTCACCTGGGCGCTGTCGCTCGGCCTCGCGCTGATGGTGCACCGGCTGCGCTTCATGAAGGCGTTCTTCCGGTCGGTGTTCTTCCTGCCCACCGCGTGCAGCTTCGTCGCCGCCTCGCTGATCTGGAAGATGTCCATCTTCAGCGGGGTGCGCTTCGGCCTGGCGAACACCGTCCTCGGCTGGTTCGGCGTCGAGAACATCGCCTGGCTGGCCGACCCCGACCCGCCCTGGTACTGGCTGGTCATCGTCACGGTACGCCTGTGGCTCCAGGCCGGTTTCTACATGATCCTGTTCCTGGCGGCCCTGCAGAACATCCCGCCGGAGCTGTACGAGGCCGCCGCCATCGACGGCGCCGAGCCGGGCTGGCAGACCTTCCGGCACATCACGCTGCCCCAGCTGAGGGCCACGTCAACTGCCGTGATCCTGCTGCTCCTTGTGGCCGCCTACCAGGCCTTCGACGAGTTCTTCAACCTGCTGTCGAAGACCACATGGGGCCGGCCACCGCTGGTCGAGCTCTACTACACGGCCCTGGGCGAAAACCAGGACTACGGCGCGGGCAGCGCGGGCGCGGTCGTCCTGACCCTGCTCATCTGCGTCGTGACGCTGCTCCAGGGCAGGCTCATGGGTTTCGGACGGGGGGACGAGTCCAAGTGA
- a CDS encoding carbohydrate ABC transporter permease, translating into MTTVIESDKAGAVPPKKRGREGRGVLGSTGLYLATGLCALLFLVPFYLIIRNALSTDAEITGEEWQFFPTHIRWGNITELFDDPTVPFARSLWNSAVVGVLHTAGTLLVCSLAGYGLARIPYKHADKIFYAVLVTLMVPAAVTFVPSFVLVSSLGWVDSYRGLIIPGLFSGFTCFLFRQYFLGFPKELEEAARMDGLGYWGAYWRIVVPNSLNFFAAMATITFISGWNAFLWPLVIGQGEDSWTVQVALSSYMTNQTVNFHLIFMATAISILPLVLVFLFLQRWLVQGVAQTGIKG; encoded by the coding sequence GTGACGACCGTCATCGAGAGCGACAAGGCCGGCGCCGTGCCCCCGAAGAAGCGCGGGCGCGAGGGACGGGGCGTCCTCGGCTCCACCGGCCTCTACCTCGCCACCGGCCTCTGCGCCCTGCTCTTCCTGGTCCCCTTCTACCTGATCATCCGCAACGCCCTGTCCACGGACGCCGAAATCACCGGCGAGGAATGGCAGTTCTTCCCCACGCACATCCGGTGGGGCAACATCACCGAGCTGTTCGACGACCCGACCGTGCCCTTCGCCCGTTCCCTGTGGAACTCCGCGGTGGTCGGTGTCCTCCACACGGCCGGCACCCTGCTGGTCTGCTCCCTCGCGGGCTACGGCCTCGCCAGGATCCCGTACAAGCACGCCGACAAGATCTTCTACGCGGTCCTGGTGACCCTGATGGTCCCGGCCGCCGTCACCTTCGTACCGAGCTTCGTGCTGGTCTCGTCGCTCGGCTGGGTGGACAGCTACCGCGGTCTCATCATCCCGGGTCTGTTCAGTGGTTTCACCTGCTTCCTGTTCCGGCAGTACTTCCTGGGGTTCCCCAAGGAGCTGGAGGAAGCGGCGCGCATGGACGGGCTCGGCTACTGGGGCGCGTACTGGCGCATCGTCGTGCCCAACTCGCTGAACTTCTTCGCGGCCATGGCCACCATCACCTTCATCAGCGGCTGGAACGCCTTTCTGTGGCCGCTGGTCATCGGCCAGGGCGAGGACTCGTGGACCGTGCAGGTCGCCCTCTCCTCGTACATGACCAACCAGACCGTCAACTTCCATCTGATCTTCATGGCCACCGCCATCTCGATCCTGCCCCTGGTACTCGTGTTCCTCTTCCTCCAGCGCTGGCTGGTGCAGGGGGTCGCGCAGACCGGCATCAAGGGCTGA
- a CDS encoding glycoside hydrolase family 2 TIM barrel-domain containing protein — MSFRTTASPTSTEYVEDVSPGSGALPPRAWYASSDAVSLSLNGSWAFRLSPTADAQDDSFAAEGYAIEEEGEGYDAGDWTEIEVPGHWGLQGHGAPIYTNHLYPFPVDPPRVPTENPTGDHLRVFDLPADWPALSDGGCVLRFDGVESCARVWLNGTDIGEFKGSRLPHEFAVGHLLKPRGNVLAVRVHQWSAGSYLEDQDQWWLPGIFRDVTLLHRPAGSALDFFVHASYEHVEGLGTLRVDSDVDGRVTVPELDVDVETGESVTVAVEPWTAETPRLYDGVLATEGEQVPLRIGFRTVVRQDGLIKVNGTPVLFKGVNRHEWHPERGRALDLETMRQDVLLMKRHNINAVRTSHYPPHPAFLDLCDEYGLWVIDECDLETHGFTEQAWRDNPVDDDRWTPALLDRAARMVERDKNHPSVVIWSLGNEAGTGRGLTAMAEWIRGRDTSRLIHYEGDIDCRDTDVYSRMYAAHAEVERIGRGLDGGTHRRRDLPFVLCEYGHAMGNGPGGLADYQRLFETYGRLQGGFIWEWIDHGIKDERYGFAYGGDFGEELHDGNFVCDGLLFPDRTPSPGLVEYKKVIEPVRIEGWGSPLAGRSRAPGGGADGTDGTDGTDGTDGTDGTIRVTNAYDFADLSALAFEWSYQVDGETVEAGALSVPALAPGESADVKLPTPPVDGRGAETQWTVRAVLTAETAWGPKGHQVAWAQFPLGKGSSERVARPGGRVAPSCGPVPGERRITLGPAAFDARTGAPRTIGGVDVTGLRLDVWRAPTDNDNGAHWQPDERYGPLWRRLGLHRMQHRLEAVELDDDALTVRSRVAPAGWEVGLRTAYRWTSDGTRLRLTVSVAPEGDWTLPLPRLGVRFGLSSAADRVRWFGGGPGEAYPDTRSASMLGRWESAVDDLQTPYVRPQENGARADVRWAEIGGLRIEGEPEFWFTARRWTTEQLDAAEHLTDLTPGDTVWVNLDHGQQGIGSQSCGPGALPQYHLRPGPAEFSFVFSEASSRRSMSEPRSRR, encoded by the coding sequence ATGTCCTTCCGCACCACCGCTTCGCCCACGTCCACCGAGTACGTCGAGGACGTCTCGCCGGGAAGCGGGGCGCTGCCCCCGAGGGCCTGGTACGCATCCTCGGACGCCGTGTCCCTGTCACTGAACGGCAGCTGGGCCTTCCGGCTGTCGCCGACCGCCGACGCCCAGGACGACTCCTTCGCCGCGGAGGGGTACGCCATCGAGGAGGAGGGGGAGGGGTACGACGCCGGGGACTGGACCGAGATCGAGGTCCCCGGCCACTGGGGGCTGCAAGGCCACGGCGCGCCGATCTACACCAACCACCTCTACCCGTTCCCGGTCGACCCGCCGCGCGTGCCGACCGAGAACCCGACCGGTGACCATCTGCGGGTCTTCGATCTGCCGGCCGACTGGCCCGCACTGTCGGACGGCGGCTGCGTGCTGCGCTTCGACGGCGTCGAGTCCTGCGCCCGGGTGTGGCTGAACGGGACGGACATCGGGGAGTTCAAGGGCTCGCGGCTGCCGCACGAGTTCGCGGTCGGACACCTGCTGAAGCCGCGCGGCAACGTGCTGGCCGTGCGGGTCCACCAGTGGTCGGCGGGCTCGTACCTGGAGGACCAGGACCAGTGGTGGCTGCCCGGCATCTTCCGGGACGTCACGCTCCTGCACCGGCCGGCGGGCAGCGCCCTCGACTTCTTCGTGCACGCCTCGTACGAGCATGTCGAGGGGCTCGGCACCCTGCGCGTCGACTCCGACGTCGACGGCCGGGTCACCGTGCCCGAGCTGGACGTCGATGTCGAGACCGGCGAGTCGGTGACGGTCGCCGTCGAGCCGTGGACCGCGGAGACGCCCCGGCTGTACGACGGCGTGCTGGCCACCGAGGGCGAACAGGTCCCCCTGCGCATTGGCTTCCGAACGGTCGTACGCCAAGACGGTCTGATCAAGGTCAACGGCACGCCCGTCCTCTTCAAGGGCGTCAACCGGCACGAATGGCACCCCGAGCGCGGCCGCGCCCTCGACCTGGAGACCATGCGCCAAGACGTGCTGCTGATGAAACGGCACAACATCAACGCCGTCCGCACCTCGCACTACCCGCCGCACCCCGCCTTCCTCGACCTGTGCGACGAGTACGGCCTGTGGGTCATCGACGAGTGCGATCTGGAGACCCACGGCTTCACCGAGCAGGCCTGGCGCGACAACCCGGTCGACGACGATCGCTGGACCCCCGCCCTGCTCGACCGCGCGGCCCGCATGGTCGAGCGGGACAAGAACCACCCCTCGGTCGTCATCTGGTCCCTCGGCAACGAAGCCGGCACCGGACGCGGGCTCACCGCCATGGCGGAGTGGATCCGCGGCCGGGACACCTCGCGTCTGATCCACTACGAGGGTGACATCGACTGCCGTGACACGGACGTGTATTCACGGATGTACGCCGCCCACGCCGAGGTCGAGCGGATCGGCCGGGGCCTGGACGGGGGCACGCACCGGCGGCGCGACCTCCCCTTCGTCCTCTGCGAGTACGGGCATGCCATGGGCAACGGTCCCGGCGGCCTCGCCGACTACCAACGGCTCTTCGAGACGTACGGCCGGCTCCAGGGCGGCTTCATCTGGGAGTGGATCGACCACGGCATCAAGGACGAGCGGTACGGCTTCGCGTACGGCGGCGACTTCGGGGAGGAGCTGCACGACGGGAACTTCGTCTGCGACGGGCTGCTGTTCCCGGACCGGACGCCGTCGCCCGGCCTGGTCGAGTACAAGAAGGTGATCGAACCGGTTCGCATCGAGGGATGGGGGTCCCCCCTGGCCGGGCGAAGCCGAGCGCCCGGGGGAGGTGCGGACGGCACGGACGGCACGGACGGCACGGACGGCACGGACGGCACGGACGGCACGATCCGTGTGACGAACGCGTACGACTTCGCGGACCTTTCGGCGCTGGCCTTCGAGTGGTCGTACCAGGTCGACGGAGAGACCGTCGAGGCGGGCGCGCTGTCGGTGCCCGCGCTCGCTCCTGGCGAGTCGGCGGACGTGAAGCTGCCGACGCCGCCCGTGGACGGGCGGGGGGCCGAGACACAGTGGACGGTACGCGCGGTGCTGACCGCCGAGACCGCGTGGGGCCCGAAGGGGCATCAGGTGGCCTGGGCCCAATTCCCTCTCGGCAAGGGGAGTTCGGAGCGTGTCGCCCGGCCCGGCGGTCGGGTCGCCCCGTCCTGCGGTCCGGTGCCCGGCGAGCGCCGGATCACCCTCGGCCCGGCCGCCTTCGACGCCCGCACGGGTGCGCCGCGAACGATCGGCGGGGTCGACGTCACCGGGCTCCGCCTGGACGTGTGGCGCGCCCCGACCGACAACGACAACGGCGCGCACTGGCAGCCGGACGAGCGCTACGGCCCGCTCTGGCGCAGGCTGGGCCTGCACCGGATGCAACACCGCCTGGAGGCGGTGGAGTTGGACGACGACGCCCTGACCGTACGGTCCCGGGTGGCGCCCGCGGGCTGGGAGGTGGGCCTGCGGACGGCGTACCGGTGGACGTCCGACGGGACGCGGCTGAGGCTGACGGTGTCCGTGGCGCCGGAGGGCGACTGGACGCTCCCGCTGCCCAGGCTCGGCGTGCGGTTCGGGCTGTCCTCGGCGGCGGACCGGGTGCGGTGGTTCGGGGGCGGCCCCGGCGAGGCGTACCCCGACACCAGGTCGGCGTCCATGCTGGGCCGTTGGGAGTCGGCCGTGGACGACCTCCAGACCCCGTACGTCCGGCCGCAGGAGAACGGGGCGCGCGCCGACGTCCGCTGGGCGGAGATCGGCGGGCTGCGGATCGAGGGCGAGCCGGAGTTCTGGTTCACGGCACGCCGCTGGACGACCGAGCAGCTGGACGCGGCCGAGCACCTCACGGACCTGACGCCCGGTGACACCGTGTGGGTCAACCTCGACCACGGCCAGCAGGGCATCGGCTCGCAGTCGTGCGGGCCGGGCGCGCTGCCGCAGTACCACCTTCGTCCGGGCCCGGCGGAGTTCTCCTTCGTCTTCTCGGAGGCGTCTTCTCGGAGGTCCATGTCTGAACCGCGCTCGCGACGCTGA
- a CDS encoding endo-1,4-beta-xylanase: MPHTTAAHRRRASRPLPLVAVGALVAAAVALPQLTPDAFAATTLRGYADGRGVRIGAAVGDSPLRSDSAYTTALDREFNSVTAENAMKWDAVEPSRGGFDWAAADRLVAHASAHGQGVRGHTLAWYAQLPSWLKNGNFSASELNTILKSHIDTEVGRYKGKVYAWDVVNETFNEDGSMRGSLWQDKLGTGYIANALRWAHAADPAAKLYINDYNIEADNAKSDALYALAKQLLADGVPLHGIGFQSHFVVGQVPSTMKANLKRFSDLGLEVSVTELDIRIPLPASSDELAQQSADYKTASENCLGVARCAGITVWGVSDKYSWIPGTFSGYGAALPYNESYAAKPAYTGLSNGLDPTA, translated from the coding sequence GTGCCCCACACAACAGCCGCCCACCGTCGTCGCGCCTCCCGTCCCCTCCCCCTCGTAGCCGTCGGCGCGCTGGTCGCCGCCGCCGTCGCCCTCCCCCAGCTCACCCCGGACGCCTTTGCCGCCACCACCCTCCGGGGCTACGCCGACGGCCGCGGCGTGCGGATCGGTGCGGCCGTCGGCGACAGCCCGTTGCGGAGCGACTCGGCGTACACCACCGCGCTGGACCGGGAGTTCAACTCCGTCACCGCCGAGAACGCGATGAAGTGGGACGCGGTGGAGCCCAGCCGGGGCGGCTTCGACTGGGCCGCCGCCGACCGGCTCGTCGCGCACGCGAGCGCACACGGCCAGGGAGTACGCGGGCACACCCTGGCCTGGTACGCACAGCTGCCGTCGTGGCTGAAGAACGGCAACTTCTCGGCCTCCGAGCTGAACACGATCCTCAAGAGCCACATCGACACCGAGGTCGGCCGCTACAAGGGCAAGGTGTACGCCTGGGACGTGGTCAACGAGACGTTCAACGAGGACGGCTCGATGCGCGGTTCGCTGTGGCAGGACAAGCTCGGGACCGGGTACATCGCGAACGCGCTGCGGTGGGCGCACGCCGCCGACCCCGCCGCCAAGCTGTACATCAACGACTACAACATCGAGGCGGACAACGCGAAGAGCGACGCCCTGTACGCGCTGGCGAAGCAACTCCTGGCGGACGGGGTGCCGTTGCACGGCATAGGGTTCCAGTCCCACTTCGTGGTCGGGCAGGTGCCGTCCACCATGAAGGCCAATCTCAAGCGCTTCTCGGACCTGGGGCTCGAGGTCTCCGTCACCGAACTCGACATCCGCATCCCCCTGCCCGCCTCCTCCGACGAACTGGCTCAGCAGTCCGCCGACTACAAGACGGCCAGCGAGAACTGCCTGGGTGTCGCGCGCTGCGCGGGCATCACCGTGTGGGGCGTCAGCGACAAGTACTCATGGATCCCGGGGACGTTCAGCGGGTACGGCGCGGCCCTCCCGTACAACGAGAGCTACGCGGCGAAGCCCGCCTACACCGGGCTGTCGAACGGACTCGATCCGACCGCGTGA
- a CDS encoding ATP-binding cassette domain-containing protein: protein MSMATRTDTQAPVLHVADSHDLIRVHGARVNNLKDVSIEIPKRRLTVFTGVSGSGKSSLVFGTIAAESQRLINETYSAFVQGFMPTLARPEVDVLEGLTTAILVDQQRMGADPRSTVGTATDTNAMLRILFSRLGQPHVGPPSAYAFNVPSVRASGAITVERGAKKAVKATFNRTGGMCPRCEGRGTVSDIDLTQLYDDSKSLNEGALTIPGYSMDGWYGRIFGGCGFFDPDKPIRKFTKKELHDLLHKEPTKIKVDGINLTYEGLIPKIQKSMLSKDIDALQPHVRAFVERAMTFTVCPECDGTRLSEGARSSKIEGLSIADACATQISDLADWARGLDEPSVAPLLGALLGTLDSFVEIGLGYLSLDRPAGTLSGGEAQRVKMIRHLGSSLTDTTYVFDEPTAGLHPHDIQRMNDLLLRLRDKGNTVLVVEHKPETIAIADHVVDLGPGAGTAGGTVCFEGTVEGLRAGGTVTGRHFDDRAAVKETVRKPTGALEIRGATANNLKGVDVDIPLGVLAVVTGVAGSGKSSLVHGSIPAGEGVVSVDQSAIRGSRRSNPATYTGLLDPIRKAFAKANGVKPALFSANSEGACPTCNGAGVIYTDLAMMAGVASTCEECEGKRFQAAVLDHHLGGRDISEVLAMSVTEAEEFFGAGEAHTPAAHRILGRLADVGLGYLTIGQPLTTLSGGERQRLKLATHMAEKGGVYVLDEPTTGLHLADVEQLLGLLDRLVDSGKSVIVIEHHQAVMAHADWIIDLGPGAGHDGGRIVFEGTPADLVAARSTLTGEHLAAYVGT, encoded by the coding sequence ATGAGCATGGCCACGAGGACGGACACGCAGGCGCCCGTGCTGCACGTCGCCGACAGCCACGATCTGATCCGCGTGCACGGAGCGCGCGTGAACAACCTCAAGGACGTCAGCATCGAGATCCCGAAGCGCCGGCTGACGGTGTTCACCGGTGTCTCCGGCTCGGGCAAGAGCTCGCTGGTGTTCGGCACGATCGCCGCGGAGTCGCAGCGGCTGATCAACGAGACCTACAGTGCCTTCGTGCAGGGCTTCATGCCGACGCTGGCGCGGCCCGAGGTCGACGTGCTCGAGGGGCTGACGACCGCGATCCTCGTCGACCAGCAGCGGATGGGAGCCGACCCCCGCTCCACGGTCGGCACCGCCACCGACACCAACGCGATGCTGCGCATCCTCTTCAGCCGGCTCGGGCAGCCGCACGTCGGCCCGCCCAGCGCGTACGCCTTCAACGTCCCCTCGGTCCGCGCGAGCGGCGCGATCACCGTCGAGCGCGGTGCCAAGAAGGCGGTGAAGGCCACCTTCAACCGCACCGGCGGCATGTGTCCGCGCTGCGAAGGCCGGGGCACGGTCTCCGACATCGACCTCACCCAGCTCTACGACGACTCCAAGTCGCTCAACGAGGGCGCGCTCACGATCCCCGGCTACAGCATGGACGGCTGGTACGGCCGCATCTTCGGCGGCTGCGGCTTCTTCGACCCGGACAAGCCGATCCGCAAGTTCACCAAGAAGGAACTGCACGACCTCCTCCACAAGGAGCCGACCAAGATCAAGGTCGATGGCATCAACCTGACGTACGAGGGTCTGATCCCGAAGATCCAGAAGTCGATGCTGTCCAAGGACATCGACGCGCTGCAACCGCACGTCCGCGCGTTCGTGGAGCGCGCGATGACGTTCACCGTCTGCCCCGAGTGCGACGGCACCCGGCTCAGCGAGGGGGCCCGGTCGTCGAAGATCGAGGGGCTCAGCATCGCCGACGCCTGCGCGACGCAGATCAGCGACCTGGCCGACTGGGCCCGCGGCCTCGACGAGCCGTCGGTTGCGCCGCTGCTCGGCGCGCTGCTGGGGACCCTCGACTCGTTCGTGGAGATCGGCCTCGGCTACCTCTCGCTCGACCGGCCGGCGGGCACGCTGTCGGGCGGCGAGGCGCAGCGCGTCAAGATGATCCGCCACCTCGGCTCCTCGCTCACCGACACGACCTACGTCTTCGACGAGCCCACCGCGGGCCTGCACCCCCACGACATCCAGCGGATGAACGACCTGCTGCTGCGGCTGCGGGACAAGGGCAACACGGTGCTCGTCGTGGAGCACAAGCCGGAGACGATCGCGATCGCCGACCACGTCGTCGACCTCGGCCCAGGCGCCGGCACGGCGGGCGGCACCGTCTGCTTCGAGGGCACCGTCGAGGGGCTGCGGGCCGGCGGGACCGTCACCGGCCGCCACTTCGACGACCGGGCCGCCGTCAAGGAGACGGTACGCAAGCCCACCGGCGCGCTGGAGATCCGCGGCGCGACGGCGAACAACCTGAAGGGTGTCGACGTCGACATCCCGCTCGGCGTGCTCGCCGTCGTCACCGGCGTCGCCGGCTCCGGCAAGAGCTCGCTCGTGCATGGGTCGATCCCGGCCGGCGAGGGCGTGGTGTCGGTCGACCAGAGCGCGATCCGCGGCTCCAGGCGGAGCAACCCGGCGACGTACACCGGACTGCTCGACCCGATCCGCAAGGCGTTCGCGAAGGCCAACGGCGTGAAGCCGGCGCTGTTCAGCGCCAACTCCGAGGGCGCCTGCCCCACCTGCAACGGCGCGGGCGTCATCTACACCGACCTGGCGATGATGGCCGGCGTCGCCAGCACCTGCGAGGAGTGCGAGGGGAAGCGGTTCCAGGCGGCGGTCCTCGACCACCACCTCGGCGGCCGCGACATCAGCGAGGTGCTCGCGATGTCGGTGACCGAGGCCGAGGAGTTCTTCGGCGCCGGCGAGGCGCACACGCCGGCCGCGCACCGCATCCTCGGCCGGCTCGCCGACGTCGGGCTCGGCTACCTCACCATCGGTCAGCCGCTCACCACGCTGTCAGGCGGCGAGCGGCAGCGCCTCAAGCTGGCCACTCACATGGCCGAGAAGGGCGGTGTCTACGTACTCGACGAGCCGACCACCGGCCTGCACCTCGCCGACGTCGAGCAGCTGCTCGGCCTGCTCGACCGGCTCGTCGACTCCGGCAAGTCGGTCATCGTCATCGAGCACCACCAGGCGGTCATGGCGCACGCCGACTGGATCATCGACCTCGGCCCCGGCGCGGGCCACGACGGCGGCCGGATCGTCTTCGAGGGCACACCCGCCGACCTCGTCGCCGCCCGCTCCACCCTCACCGGCGAGCACCTCGCGGCCTACGTCGGCACCTGA
- a CDS encoding TetR/AcrR family transcriptional regulator — MARVGLTVDRVVEAAADLADEVGFENVTVSALARQFGVKDASLYSHVKNVQDLRTRVALLAGEEMIDRIAAAVAGRSGKDALAAFADAYREYALERPGRYAATQIRIDQTLVASSRAFHRTAEITYGMLRAYGLEEPDLTDAVRLLRSTFHGYCALEAAGGFGAPRDVLASWQRTIDALHALLEHWPEQERDRD, encoded by the coding sequence ATGGCTCGTGTCGGGCTGACGGTCGATCGAGTCGTGGAGGCCGCGGCCGACCTCGCGGACGAGGTCGGCTTCGAGAACGTCACCGTGTCCGCGCTGGCACGGCAGTTCGGGGTGAAGGACGCGAGCCTGTACTCGCACGTCAAGAACGTGCAGGATCTGCGCACACGGGTCGCCCTGCTGGCCGGCGAGGAGATGATCGACCGGATCGCCGCCGCGGTGGCCGGCCGCTCGGGCAAGGACGCCCTGGCCGCCTTCGCCGACGCCTACCGGGAGTACGCCCTGGAACGGCCGGGACGGTACGCGGCGACCCAGATCCGGATCGACCAGACCCTCGTCGCCTCCTCCCGCGCCTTCCACCGGACCGCCGAGATCACCTACGGCATGCTGCGCGCCTACGGCCTCGAAGAGCCCGACCTGACCGACGCCGTACGACTGCTGCGCAGCACCTTCCACGGCTACTGCGCCCTGGAGGCGGCCGGCGGATTCGGTGCGCCCCGTGACGTACTGGCGTCCTGGCAGCGGACCATCGACGCCCTCCACGCACTCCTCGAACACTGGCCCGAACAGGAGAGGGACCGTGACTGA
- a CDS encoding alpha/beta fold hydrolase, protein MTDLYYEVCGGGPVLLVVPGGAGHPMGLDGMTERLATRFTVVTYDPLGLAHGRLGEPVEDQRAQAWSEGARRVLDAVLPDGESAYVFGSSSGAIAALDLLARHPRRLRHVVAHEPPVVAVLDDAAAQRAMFAEVYEVYRAAGLEAAAARLGAGLTGTTPGEPPGGAAQPPSPADELSHPMPLFLTRVLRQFTAYEPDVTALTALSPRLTLGAGADSRGQLLHRTASLAAELSGSGFVEFPGGHVGAVEHPVEFADQLAETLLPAGAPGVPLTT, encoded by the coding sequence GTGACTGACCTGTACTACGAGGTGTGCGGCGGCGGGCCCGTGCTGCTCGTCGTCCCCGGCGGGGCCGGGCATCCGATGGGGCTCGACGGGATGACGGAGCGCCTCGCCACGCGGTTCACCGTCGTCACGTACGACCCGCTCGGCCTCGCGCACGGACGGCTCGGCGAACCCGTCGAGGACCAGCGGGCCCAGGCGTGGAGCGAGGGCGCGCGCCGGGTGCTCGACGCGGTCCTGCCGGACGGCGAGTCGGCGTACGTCTTCGGCAGCAGCTCGGGCGCCATCGCCGCACTGGACCTGCTCGCCCGCCACCCGCGGCGGCTGCGGCACGTGGTCGCGCACGAGCCGCCGGTGGTGGCGGTGCTCGACGACGCGGCCGCGCAACGGGCGATGTTCGCGGAGGTGTACGAGGTCTACCGGGCGGCGGGCCTGGAGGCGGCCGCGGCCCGACTGGGCGCCGGGCTGACGGGAACGACTCCCGGCGAACCGCCCGGCGGCGCCGCCCAACCCCCCTCCCCCGCCGACGAGTTGTCCCACCCCATGCCGCTCTTCCTCACGCGCGTCCTGCGTCAGTTCACCGCCTACGAGCCCGACGTGACCGCACTCACCGCCCTGTCCCCGCGCCTCACCCTCGGCGCCGGCGCCGACTCGCGCGGCCAATTGCTGCACCGCACGGCCTCCTTGGCCGCCGAGCTGAGCGGCAGCGGTTTCGTCGAGTTCCCCGGCGGTCACGTCGGGGCGGTCGAACACCCCGTGGAGTTCGCGGACCAGCTCGCGGAGACACTGCTTCCGGCCGGTGCCCCAGGCGTACCGCTGACCACTTAG